One window from the genome of Glycine soja cultivar W05 chromosome 12, ASM419377v2, whole genome shotgun sequence encodes:
- the LOC114380001 gene encoding BEL1-like homeodomain protein 1 → MATYFHGSTSEIPSSAEGLQTLYLMNPNYVPYSDAAQHPTQNMLLVNPNNNNTSNTSPTSTNALNLGNFSHAPPPPSPNNNNNHREQQQHHLIGVTIPSSNILGSNAAATDPARSSFLGQHEFSSFHGGAAATSTVTASRGNYNLWGSIIDQSALNIMAATTHTPSSNMGCVASSVMSTQIGFHRPNHLSLSLSSQQTPYRSLSGEIHAISPASRGGGGDDMRGLHNGVSSMHSVALGSKYLKATQELLDEVVNVGKGISKGEESMEGAKKEKMKGNIESTSGVGDGSSCGRENNDRAKQGVELSTAQRQELQMKKSKLVTMLDEVEQRYRQYHHQMQVVLTSFEQAAGVGAAKSYTALALKTISKQFRCLKDAISSQIKTTSKTLGEDNCLGVKVEGSRLRYVDHQQRQQRALQLGMIQHNAWRPQRGLPERAVSVLRAWLFEHFLHPYPKDSDKVMLAKQTGLTRSQVSNWFINARVRLWKPMVEEMYLEEVKQEPNNSSQDNNNTKGSNESSKELWSEANAAAQESGAMRFDQINILQSKAESFKNNQTTSPTEISNSNSLQSGFHLADMQSPNKPKSTSEMHQNSPGSILSVDMEMKPHHHGETNNITREGQNNNTTTKFGIESHGGGFGAFPNMEDIGRFHHHVTEQLAPRFHGNGVSLTLGLPHSTENNLSLSGTTQHGFLSQNMHLGMRNSENDEFCGAINTTPPSSHSGISYESIDIQNRKRFAAQLLRDFVA, encoded by the exons ATGGCGACGTACTTTCATGGCAGCACTTCAGAAATCCCTTCCTCCGCTGAAGGGTTGCAGACACTTTACCTTATGAATCCAAACTACGTACCGTACTCTGACGCGGCACAACACCCAACGCAAAACATGCTCCTCGTCAatcccaacaacaacaacactagtaaCACTAGTCCCACTTCCACCAACGCGCTCAACCTTGGTAACTTCTCCCACGCGCCGCCACCTCCTTctcccaacaacaacaacaaccaccgtgaacaacaacaacatcacctGATTGGGGTTACCATTCCCTCTTCAAACATCCTTGGATCCAACGCTGCCGCCACCGACCCCGCTCGATCATCGTTCCTCGGACAACACGAATTCTCCAGCTTCCACGGTGGTGCTGCCGCCACCTCAACGGTGACAGCATCTCGTGGTAACTATAACTTATGGGGTTCCATAATTGATCAATCTGCGTTGAATATCATGGCAGCAACGACACACACCCCATCTAGTAACATGGGGTGTGTTGCCAGCAGTGTCATGTCGACGCAGATTGGATTCCACAGGCCTAATCATTTGTCACTGAGCCTATCTTCACAACAAACACCATATAGGTCTCTCTCTGGGGAGATTCATGCTATTTCTCCGGCGAGCCGTGGCGGTGGCGGCGATGATATGAGGGGCTTGCACAACGGGGTTTCTAGTATGCATAGTGTTGCTTTGGGTTCCAAGTATTTGAAAGCAACACAGGAGCTTCTTGATGAAGTTGTGAATGTGGGCAAGGGAATCTCCAAAGGGGAGGAATCTATGGAAGGGGCTaagaaggagaagatgaaaGGGAATATTGAATCCACTTCTGGGGTTGGCGATGGTTCGAGCTGCGGAAGGGAGAATAATGATCGAGCCAAACAAGGAGTTGAACTCAGCACAGCACAGAGACAAGAGCTtcagatgaagaagtccaagcttgTGACCATGCTCGATGAG GTGGAGCAAAGGTACAGACAGTATCACCACCAAATGCAAGTTGTGCTAACATCGTTTGAGCAAGCAGCGGGTGTTGGTGCGGCAAAGTCTTACACGGCCCTTGCCTTGAAGACAATCTCAAAGCAATTTCGGTGTCTCAAAGATGCAATCTCTTCACAAATCAAGACAACTAGCAAGACCTTAGGTGAAGATAATTGCCTGGGAGTTAAGGTAGAGGGTTCGAGGCTAAGGTATGTTGATCATCAACAGAGACAACAACGTGCATTACAGCTTGGAATGATCCAACACAACGCTTGGAGGCCCCAAAGAGGCTTGCCTGAACGTGCTGTCTCTGTCCTTCGTGCTTGGCTTTTTGAACATTTCTTGCACCC CTATCCTAAGGACTCCGATAAGGTTATGCTTGCAAAACAAACTGGGCTTACTCGGAGCCAG GTATCTAACTGGTTTATAAATGCCCGAGTTCGGCTATGGAAGCCAATGGTAGAAGAAATGTACTTGGAAGAGGTAAAACAAGAGCCAAACAATAGCTCCCAGGATAACAACAACACAAAAGGATCAAATGAATCAAGCAAGGAGTTATGGTCAGAAGCTAATGCTGCTGCACAAGAATCAGGTGCAATGAGATTTGATCAGATTAACATTCTCCAATCAAAGGCAGAAAGCTTCAAGAACAACCAAACCACTTCCCCAACAGAGATCTCCAATTCCAACTCACTCCAATCTGGTTTCCATCTTGCTGACATGCAAAGTCCAAACAAGCCAAAAAGCACTTCTGAGATGCATCAGAATTCTCCAGGTAGCATTCTTTCAGTGGACATGGAAATGAAGCCTCATCATCATGGAGAAACAAATAATATCACTAGAGAAGGCCAGAacaacaacacaacaacaaagttTGGCATTGAAAGCCATGGTGGGGGTTTTGGAGCATTTCCCAATATGGAAGACATTGGAAGGTTTCATCATCATGTCACAGAGCAACTTGCTCCTAGGTTCCATGGAAATGGTGTTTCTCTCACTCTTGGACTTCCACACAGTACTGAGAATAACCTTTCCCTCTCAGGAACAACCCAACATGGATTCCTCTCACAGAACATGCACTTGGGAATGAGAAACAGTGAAAATGATGAGTTTTGTGGTGCAATCAACACTACCCCACCTTCTTCTCACTCAGGTATCAGTTATGAGAGCATTGACATTCAAAACAGAAAGAGGTTTGCTGCGCAGTTGTTGCGGGATTTCGTGGCTTAA